TCCTGGAGGCGATGCAGGAACGCACCGTCACCGTGCAGGGGGAGACGCTCGCGCTCCCGGAGCCGTTCTTCGTCGTCGCGACGCAGAACCCCATCGAGATGGAGGGGACGTTCGAACTCCCGGTCGCACAGCGCGACCGCTTCCAGCTCAAACTCGACGTCGGCCTCCCGACACGCGAAGAGGAACGCCGCCTCCTCGCGCGCTTCGACTCGAACCCCGACCTCGGTCCGCAGGACGTCACGCAGGTCGTCACCCACGACGACCTCGCCGCCGCGCGCGCCGACGCCTCGAACGTCTATATCGACGAGCGCGTCGTCGACTACGTCCTCGACATCGTCGCGGCGACCCGGGACTCCGCCGACGTCGACCACGGCGTCTCCCCGCGTGGCGCGCTCGCCCTCCAGCGAACGAGCAAGGCGCGCGCGGCGGTCGACGGCCGCGACTACGTCGTCCCGGACGACGTCAAGGCGCTCGCCGTCCCCGCGCTCAACCACCGCCTCGTGCTGAGCACGGACGCCGAAATCAGCGACGTCTCCTCGGTCGCGGTCATCGAGGACGTCCTCGACTCGGTCACTCCACCCGGTGCCGAGGACGTCCGCCCGAACGCCGCCTGAGCGTCACTCGCGTCGACCGCCCGTTGCCTCGTCCGCCTCGAACGCCGGCCAGTCGAGGACGACGCGCTCGTCGGCGCGCTCACCGCCGTCCGTGACGCGGAGTGCGACCGCTTCCCCGCAGTCGCGCGCGACGCCGACCGCGAGGAAGCTCGCGACCGGGTGGTCGAACGTCTCCCCGGGGCCGAACTCGACGCCGGAGAGCGCGACGGCGAGGCGGCCGTCGCCGACCTGCTCGACGTCGCCGCTCTCGACGAGCTCGAACTGGTTCGCGAGGGCGTCGACGAGCGACTCGCCGAGGCGCTCCGGGTCGCCGTCCGCCGACGTGGTGCGCGCGCGCTCGTACTCCTCGAAGAGGCGGTCGCCGCTCGCGTGCAGGGAGACGCCGCGTTCGCGGTCGTCGTCCGTCGCGACGAAGACGGTGGCGAGCGCGTCGTCGTCGGGGCGACGCGCGGTCGCGTGCTGTGGCACGAACAGTCGCGCGCCCGCGTCCGGGTGCTCGACCGGGACGTAGTAGCGGTGGTCGGTGAGCCCGAGTTCGCGCGCGATGTCGGCTTCGTTCTCCGCGAGCGCGCTGAACGCGCGCTCGCCGACCGTGACCGGGACGACGTGCTCGGGCGTCAAGTAGTACGTGAGCACGCCCGCGAACACGCCGGTGCCCGCGAGCGCGAACAGCACCGTTCGCGCGTCCGCGAACGCGACTCCGAGCAGTCCGGCGAGGACGCCTAGCGCGCCGAACGCGGCGGCGCTCCGCCGATAGGAGACGCGTTTCGAGCGGGCGTACTCCTCGCGGAGGCGCCGGTTCTCCTCCTCGACCAGCTGGAGGCGCGTTTCGAGGACCGCATCGTCGTCGGCCGACTCGGCGTCGATGTCTGCATCACTCATGTGTTGAATCGGGGACGAGATCGAGCATGACTAGTTCGTAGCGGTGCACGCCGTAGCCGAGGAGCGCGACGGTCCCGAGGACGAGCGCCGCGAGCGTCCACGTCGGCAGGGACGCGCTGAGACCCGCGCCGAGGACGGCGAGGGCGGCGCCGCTCGCGACCGCGAACGTGGCGAGCGTGCGGACGGAGCGCGTCGCGCGCAGGAGGTGTGCGCCGAGGCCGACGCTCACGCCCCCGACGACGAGGACGAGCGTCGCGAGCGAGACGGGGCCGAGCGCGCCGAGCGCGACGGCTGCGAGGACGGTTGCGACGCGCCCGTCACGGAGGAGCCAGCAGACGCCGACGGCGAGCGCGGCGACGACGCCCGGCCCCCCGTGTCCGGTGGCGAAGCCGATGGCGACGAGGAGGAACCCGATCGCGGGGCCGGTCGCGCGCTCGGCGCGTCCGAGCAGGCGCGTGCTCGTCGCACTCATGCCGGTCGCCTCCGCTCGCGTCGCGCCGTCAGTAACGCTTCGAGCCGCTCGCCGGGCGTGACCTCGTACGCCTCGACGCGCGCGGTCTTCGCGAGCGACTCGCGGAAGGCGACGAACTCACTGTACGCCGCGTACGCCGACTCGAGGTCCGCGAGCGCGTCCGGTTCGTAGAGCGCGCGCGGCGCGATGAAGACGAGGACGTGGTCGTCGCCGTGCTGGAGGAGGTTGACCGTCCGCTGCAGCTCCGCTCGATGTGCGTCGTCCGTGAACACGACGTGCCAGTGCTGGCCGCCGTGGCGTGTCGTGAACGTCTTCGCCGCCCGATAGAGCGGGTCGTCGGCGGTGGCGTGCTGGTGGCGGGTCGCGGTCGTGACGTAGGGGCGGAGGGTCGAGGCGTACGTGCTGTCGTCGCCACGGAGCGCCCGCGTGAGCGCGCCCGCGCCACCTCGCTCGGTCTTCGGCCACGCGACGCCGTCCCCGGTCGTCGGGGTGAGCGCGTGGAGTTTCCGCTCGATGATCGGGTACTGCGTGTGCGCGGTCGCGCTCGCCACGCGGTCGGTGACGCCGTCGTCCCCGACCGCGTAGTAGGAGAGGGGGTCCTCGGCCGCCGCTGCGCTCTCCACGACGGCGAGCGCGGCCTCCCGGAGGTAGTCGAAGGCGGTCACGCCGCTGCGGCCGACGCCGGTCGTCGCGCGGTGGTCGACGAAGACGGCGGTCTGTCGCTCTGTCGTCGCCTCCGCCTCGCGGAGAAACGGCTCGTTCAGTCGCGCGGTCGTCAGCCAGTCGATTCGGGTCGCCGGGTCGCCGGGCTGGTACTCGCGGATGTCCGCCGGGTCGACCCCGGCACCCCAGCGCTCGGCCGTGTGACTCCCGTACGGCGTCGTCATCCGGACGTCGCCCGCGCCGACCTGCACGTCGCGTGGGAGGCGTGGCTCGACGGTCAACGCGACGGCCTCACCGATGGGGAGGGTTTCGCTGAACAGGCCGAACGCGCCCCGAACGGTCACCGTCGGGCGCGAGACCGTGTGCCGGCCCGCGACGGGGACGGTGAGCGAGAAGACGGTTCGTGCCGCGTGCTCGGCGTCCGCGAGCGAGAGCGACGCCGCGTCCGCCTCGACGTCGGCGGCCGCCGGTGGCGTGACCGCGATTTCGAGGGGGACGTCCGTCTCCTCGCGTGTCGCCGTGAGGACGACCGGCACCGATTCGTCGGTCATGAGCGTCTCTTGTGCGGGGACGATGCTGACCGAGAGGTCGCTCGTGAGCGTGCGGAGCGTCCGGACGAACGCGAGTTGCGCGGCGAGCACCCAGCCGCCGAGCAGGCAGAGGCCGAGCAGGACGAGTGGGCGGGCGAACACCACCGCGAACCCCGCCAGAAGCGCGAGCAGGAGGAGGGCTTCGCGGCCGGTTCTGGTCACCCGCATCACCGTATCGACGTATCGCGGGCCAATTGAACCTACTGATACATTCGCGTACGCGAGCCGGTCCGTCCGTGAGACACGCCCCCATCCCGGACGTCGGCTCTCGGCTGTAGAAAGGGGTTTGTACGTCCGTGGGATACGTCACGGACGTGACTTGGGTCACGCGACGGCGCGCCCGGCTCGTCTTCGCCGTGGCCGCGGCGTTCGCTCTCTGCGTCTCCGGCGTGCACGCGGGCCCAGCGGCCGAAAGCGCGGCCGCCACGCCGACCGCACAGGTGAGCGGACCCGACAACGACACCGCGAACAACTCCTCGGTGCCACACCACCGCGACCCCGCGACGTACGAGGAACCGGGTGAGATCCGGGGGCTCGAGTCGTGGCTCGATTCGCACCTCGGCGCGCGACTCGCCGCGAGCACGCGCAACGTGAGTCAGGGCCAGTACGAGGCGGCGCGCGCGGTCGTCGGCGACGCGTACAGCGACCGCCTCGACCAGTACGTCGACGTCGCCGGCGCGACCGACTACGAGAGCGACGACCGGGCCGCCGACGAGTTCGCGCGCGCACAGGACGCCCAGCGCGAGTACGTCTCGAGCACGAGTCGCTACGAGCGCGTCCACGAGCAGTATCAGCGCGCCCGCGACGCGGGCGACGAATCGCGCGCGCGGCGCCTCGCCCGCGAGCTCCAGCGTCTCGCCACCAACGTCACCGAGCACCGCACCGCGGTCGTCGAGTCGTACCGCGCGGTCGGCAACGGGACGGCGGTCGACCTCACGGCGGCGATGCAGCGCACGAACCGGAGCACGGAGGCGGTGCTGTCGACGCAGTCGAGCGTGCGCGGCGAGACGTTCACGCACACGCGCGTGACGCTCACCCTCGACGACGCGACGCTCACGCCGACGCGACAGAGTCGCGCCACGGGCGTCCTCCGCACCGCCGACGGCGCCCCGATTCCGAACGGCACGGTCGTCCTCCGGGTCGGCGCGGACACGCTCACGACCACGACCGACGCGGACGGCCGATACGCGCTCACGTATCGCCCGGTCGACCTCTCGACGGCGACCGAATCCGCCCGCGTCCGCTATCGGCCCGCAAGCGCGTCGCCGTACCTCGGTGCGAACGCCACCACTCCCGTCGACGTCGCGTCCGCTCCGGCGACCGTCACGCTCACGTCGACGCCGCGAGCGGCCGCGTACGGTGAGTCACTCCGCGTTACGGGCGACGTCGACGTCGCCGGTGCGCAGTTCGCCGGTGTCCCCGTTCGCGTCACGCTCGGTGGCGATGTCGTCGCGCGCACCACGACGAACGCGAGCGGCGGCTTCACCGCCACGCCCCGTCTCGGCGCGCGACCCGCTGCCGGCACGGCGCCACTCACCGTCGAGGCCGGTCGCACGGACACCGCCATCGAACCGGGGCGCGCGGCGACGACGCTCACCGTCCGCGAGACGGCGACGTCGCTTTCGCTCACCGCGAACGCGTCCCCGTCGACGCTCGACGTCGCGACGCGACTACGCACTCCTGACGGCGGCGTCGCCGGCCAGCCGGTCGTGGTGCGCGCGAACGGGACGCGCCTCGCGACGCTCACAACCGACGGCGACGGCACCGCGAACGCCACGCTCACGCTCCCGTCGCGTCTCCAACCGACGACCGGGGCGCGCACGCTGACGATAACGGCCGCGTACGCGGCGTCCGGAACGAACCTCGAGGCGGCGTCCGCTCGCACGGCCGTCACCGTCTCGCCACCGCCCGCGTCGTCGAGCGGCGTCACGCTGACGCAGGCGTGGATCCTGCTCGGCGCCGTCCTCGTCGCGAGCCTCCTGTTCGCGCTCGCGTACGCGCTCTGGCGTCGCGACCTCGAAGCCGACGACGACGTGCCCGAGCCGACGCCGGACCCGGAGCCCGACCCGGCGACGCCCGCGCTCGCCGACCGCCTGCTCGCCACGGCGCGCGCCTCGCTCGACGACGCCGAGGCCGCGACGACGGTCGAGACGGCGTACGCCGCCGTCCGTCGCGCGTTCGACGAGGACGACGCCCGCCTCCGCCAGCGCACGCACTGGGAGTTCTACACGACGCTCAGCGACACGCTCGGGGAGGACGAACGCGCCGCGCTCGAAACGCTGACGTCGACCTACGAGCACGCGACCTTCGCCGGGCGTCCGGTCTCGCGCGCGGACGCCGAGGCCGCGCTCGCCGCCGCCGAACGCCTCGTCGAGGACGCGTAATCGCGGTTCCGACTGCCTTTTCACCCTCTATCGCCAACCCCGGCACGCATGAGCGACGCCCCGGACTGGACGCGCCTCCTCCCGCGGCCGCTGCGCCGCCTCCCGGCGGACATCGCGGCCACCGTCGCGCTCACGCTCGTCGGCGTCCTCCTCCCGGTTCTCCCCGTGCTGAAGGAGACGCCGCTGCGCGTCCTCTTCGGCCTCCCGCTCGTCCTCTTCCTCCCCGGGTACGCGCTCGTCGCCGCGCTCTTCCCCGAGGCCGGGAGCGACGACGCGGGCATCGACGGCGTCGAGCGCGTCGCGCTCTCCTTCGGCCTGAGCATCGCCGTCACGCCGCTTCTGGGACTGGTGCTCAACTTCACGCCGTGGGGAATTCGACTGATCCCGATTCTCGTCGCCGTCGGCGGGTTCACGCTCGTCGCGGCCGGTGTCGCGGCCGTCCGCCGCTGGGAGACGCCGAGCGAGGAGCGCTTTCGCGTTCCCTATCGCGAGTGGGCGAGCGACGCGCGCGTCGAACTCCTCGAACCCGACACCACGACGGACGCCGCGCTGAACGTCCTCCTCGCGGTGAGCGTCCTCGTCGCCGTCGCGAGCGTCGGCTACGCCGTCACCGTCCCCCAGCAGGGCGAGGCGTTCACCGAGTTCTACTACCTCACGTACGGCGAGGACGGCGACCTCGTCGCGGACGACTACCCCTCCGAGATGGTCGTGAACGAGTCCGCGCCGCTCGTCGTCGGCGTCGGCAACCACGAGCACCGCGCGCAGAACTACACGTGGGTGCTCCTCGAACAGCAGGTGCACGTCGAGAACAACACGACGCTCGTGGACCGATCGGTGCGACTCGAGACGCATCGCCTCCGCCTCGCCGCCAACGAGACGCGCCACACGAACGTCACCATCACGCCGGCGTTCGCGGGCGAGCGCCAGCGCTTCGCCTTCGTGCTCTACAAGGGCGAACCGCCCGCCGACCCGAGTGTCGAGAGCGCGTACCGCGAGGTCCACCTCTGGGCGAACGTCACCGAGGCGTCCGCCTAGACGACGCGCGTCCTCCCGCGCTCGGTCACTCGTGGCCCTTCGACGGCGAGGCGTTCGCGGACGCGCTCGGCGTCGGGGCGCGCGATAGCGCCGCCTCGGCAACCGGCGTCTTCGTGAGGCCGCCCTGACAGCCCTGACAGAGGTCGTCCTGCCACGCGACCGTCGAGACCGTCTCCCGCTCACCCCCACAGTACTGACAGTACTGCGTCGTCGTCGGCGCGATTCGCGACGACAGCTCGGCCGGGCCGTCAGCGTCGTGCGCCGATGGGACGCCGGTCCCGCAGGTCCGGCAGATGTCACGTTGCCAGCCCACGGTCTTCGCTACTTCCCGCTCCGAGTCACAGGTCGGGCAGTATGACCGCTCCGCTCCCCCTCTCATACATAAACGTACTGGCCAACTCAGTAACTAAAACTGGTTTATCGTTCACATAATCAACACCAGGAAGAAAAGTTGACTTACGAACAGGTGTCCTGACTAACTACCACACGCCGGTTTCCCGTGCCCCGCTCACCATCGTCGCGCGTCGCTCACGCCCGTCGACGGCCGTCCGCTGACCAACTTCATCGCTGACGGTGCGACCCGCGAGCAACGCCCCACTGCCTCACGCGTCACCCCGTTGCGACACGAGGGCGCGAACGCGCCCGCTGTACTCACGGTGGAGGCCGTCCGCACCGAGGTGGCTGAGGAACCCGAGGAGGAACGCCGCGCTCTCGGTGAGCGCCACGGCACGAACCGGCGCTCCGACCGACCCGTCCGTGCCGAGGAGGAGGCTCACGACTGCGCCGACGCAGAGCGCGACGACGACGCCCGTCGAGAGCCGGTGCGTGACCGTTCGATGCGTCGGGCGCAACACCGGGAAGAGCCGCCGCGTCCCGACCCACGCGCCCCACGCGAGCGACGCGACGACGACGCCGCCGAGGAACGCCCCCGGCCGCCCGGTCGCTCGCGTGACCGTCGCCGCGATGGCCGGGCGATAGCGGAGGCCGACGACGAGCGCGACCGCGGCGACGAGCACCGGACAGACGTCCGCCCCGTAGCGATGCGGGATCGACGCCGGGTGGTCGAGGTCGGGGAAGAGCGCGCCGGCGAGCGTCGCCGGGAGGCTCACACACACGAGCGCGAGCGGGCCGAGCGAGCACGCGCCGAGGAGGTAGGCGCTCGCGGTCGCGGCGACGAGGACGGCATGGGTTGCGAGCCCCCATCGGAGATGCGTCTCGAAGCCGCTCATGCGTGCCCGGCACACCCCCGTGAGTCTCGCGGCCCCTGCTGGGCTGCGCTCGCGCGCGACCGCCAGCGGCGCGTCGACGTCTCAGTCATCGAGATCGAGCGCGATGCTCTCGGTGCCCGGGTCGTCGCCCGTCCCGGTCGTCGTCTTCGTGGCGCCCGACCGGTCGTCGCGCGTCGACCCGCCGAGACTTCGGATGGCGTCCGCGACGGCGCGCTCGGCGCTGGCGGTGAGCGGCTGGTCGGCGACCGACTGGAGCGTCGAGCGCGTGGCCGCCCGGAGGCGGCGCCGATAGATGGCGCCGGCGACGAGCGCGAGCGCCCCCATCGATGCGGCGCCGATGGCGCCGCTGGTCAGCGGGGAGAGCGTCGGCGTGATGCCGTAGGCGGCGTGCTCGGCCGTGACGGTGGGCGCGACGCGCTTCGAGGTCTCGACGACGCGCTGCGTCCGCGCGAACTGCGTTTCGACGTGGACCGTCGCGAGCGTCTCGCCCTGCGGGAGCACGGACTTCGGGTAGACGCGGAAGCTGATGGAGGCGGTCTCGCCGGGTTCGAGGCGACCGAGGTCGAAGGTCGGCGGCCGGTCGACGGTTCGGTCGATGACCTGCTCGCCACCCGTGGTCTCGCTCGTCGAGATGGACGACGGCGCGATGAACGCCGCGCGGTCGGTGGCGAGCGTGAGCTCGGTGGCGTTGATGGGGCCCGTGCGCTCGGTCGGCGCGACCGTCACCGTCACCGCGACCGCGTGGTCGGCGTCGGCCGAGGTCCCGACGAACGTCTCCTCGACGCCCACGGGCGCGTCCGGCACGCCCTCGCTGGCGCTGGCGTCCACGCTGACGATGGCGACGCCCCCGACGACCACCGCGACGACGAGGCAGGCGGCGACGAACGCGCGGGTGCGCTCAGTCATCGTCCTCACCCCACTCGGGGAGGGTCGCATTCTCGATTTGGCTACGCATCGACACCGGGTGGCTGGCCGGCAGGAGCTCCGGGTAGGCGTAGCACTCGGCGAGCGGGATGGGGGTCCCCCAGAGGGTGGGCTGGCCGCGCTCGAGCGACGCCCGGAGCGCGCCGTGGTCGAAGTCGTCGAGCGCGAGGCCGCCGTGGTAGGCGAGCAGGCCGATTCGCTGGTCGTCGTTGCAGACGACCGCCCGGGACTGTTTGTCGAACTCGTCTTCCGCGACCGTCTTCGGGGCGTTCCCGGTGGCGCCGTCCTGCCAGATGCGCTCGCGGACGGCCTGCGTGCAGAAGACGACGGGGCGGTCGCGACTCGGTGTCCGCGACTCGTTGCGGGTCTCGAGGCGCGCGCCGAGGACGCCGTCGTCGTGGTTGTCGAGCGTCTCCCGGAGGAGCGTCGCGACGCGCTCGCTCTCCATCACGCCGTCGTCGATGAGCGCGGTGATGCCGGCGTCCTCCGCGACGCGCTCGCCGTCGAGTTCGACCCCGCTGGCGACCGGGAGCGTGACGAACCGGCCGAGCGGCGCTTCCCGGATCACCTCGATCTTGTCCTCCATCTTCGACTTCGCAGCGTCTCGCTGTTGCGTCGCGGTCCCCCGGTTGCTTACCGCCGTCTCGCGGGCGTCGTCCAGCGCCGCACGCCGCGCCTCCAGCGTCTCGATGACGTCGTCGCGTTCGGCCGCGATGTCCTCGGCGAGGCTCGCGAGGCGGTCGCGCTCTTCGAGGGCCTCGCGGAGCCGCTGGAGGTTCTCGCGGGTGCGTTCGAGGTCCTCCTTGCAGTTGGTGTACGTCGCGCGGTCGGTGATGCGCGCGCTCATCCCGAGGTCGTCGAGCTCGCTCGACAGTGACGCGACCTGGTCCTCGAGCATCGGCTCGATGGTCTGGACGAACTGCGTCTTCGCGCTGTCCGTCTCGTCGAACGCGGGGTCGAACGCCTCGATCTCGTCCCCGCGACGCTCGACGTACTGGTCGACGAGCGCGCGGAACCGGTGGCTCCGAAGCTCCATCGCGGTCTCGCGGTACATCGCGGCCATGAAGACCGCGCGCTGGATGCGGTCGGCGTCCACGCGGTCGTGGAACGTGTGCGTGCGGCGGTTCTGGTGCTCGCCGAGCTCGGTCTCGATACCGTCGAGGCGCGTGGAATGCGGGTCGATGTTCCCGGCGATCTGGCGCGCGCGCTCGAACTCCGTGACCATCGCTTCGGGAACGGCCGTCACGTCCTCACCGTCCGCGTTCTCCGCGACCTCGGCGACGAGGTCGCCCTCGCCACGGAGGTGGTCGTCGGCGTCGATGGCGGCGTCGAGCTGTGCGCGCGCCGCGTCGAGCGCCTCGATCTCCGCGCTCAGTTCCTCGACGGTTTCGTCGTGCGCCTGGTAGTCGCGCTTATCGTCGAGGAGCGTGTCGATCTTGTCGACCGGGACCTCGAAGTCCGCGCCGCGCACCTCGTAGAAGGTGTGTTCGAGGGCCTTGGCCTCGTTCTCGACGTCGACGAACTGGGGTTGGCCCTTGCGCATCCACTCGACGACGACGCGGGCCGCCGTGCGGTCGACGCCCTCGCGGTATTCGGCGTCGTCGCTGCGGTCCTGGTCGTAGCGCAGGAGGAAGACCCCGGAGAAGGGGTTCTCGGTGATGGTGTAGGCCGAGCGTCGGTTGTTCGCTTGGTCCCGCGAGGCGAGCAGCGGGATGCGCAGCGGGTACTCCGTGTCGCCGTCGTAGTCGGTGATGGCGCGCAGTTCGTCGAGGAGCGCGAGCGAGTTCGCGGGGTAGCGCCAGTGGACGTCCGGGGCGTCGCCGCCGCCGTCGAAGTCCTCGGTGCTGGCGAGGCTGCAGACCGCCCAGTGCTCGAAGCCGGGCTGGACCTCCCCGTCGAGGTCCTTCAGCACCTCGTGGAGCAGGCCGGTGACGAGCGGGGCGATTCCGGAGCCGGTCCCCCCGCCTGCACCGACGAGGTGGAAGACGTTGACCGCGCTCGGGCCGCTGACGTCCGGATCGGACTCGAAGTGCTCGACGAACTCGCTGATAGCCCGGCGGATCTTGTCCTCGTGGCTGCCGACGCGCTCGGGGTTGTCGAAGTAGTAGCGCCCGAGGCAGGGGTCGCGGCCAGCGCCGTCGCCGCCGTCGATGGTGATGTCGTCGCGGAGGTAGTGTCGGTTGCGTTTGTCGTGGTCGTGGAAGCGCCGGTCGGGCGTCTTCAGCGTGACCGTCTCGATGTCGTCGCCGAGGTCGCTGAACTTCTCGGTGCCGGAGTTGATGGCGACCATCCGCACGCGCTCGGCGATGCCCTCGCGCTCGGCGAGGTCGAGCACGGCGTTCCCCATCTCGATGCCGCCGTCGCCGCCGCAGACGAGGACGGTCGGGGTCTCGGTCAGGATCGATTCGTCGTCGTCGTCCGGGATGCTGACTGTGGTGGTGTCGGGCATGGTCGGGGTCGAGAGCGACGCGGGGCCGCGCCGCGCCGTTCTCACTCCCAACAAGCGCCCCCTATATCACCATCCTATCACTTTTTCCGGGCGCGGTGTGCGCTCTCGCGAGGGGAGGCGTTCCACGCGTGGAATCGGTCCCGGCGCTCCATCGGCCGCCTTCAGAACGGCGAGGACGGCATGAAGCCCGGATTTCGGGACACCAGCTCGCCGACGTCCTCGTCCGGCCCCTCGTCGTCTATCTCGGGGAACATCCGCATGAACTGCGTCCACGAGAGCACCCACGCCGAGGGGTTGTCGTCGCTCAGCATCTCCGCGCTCGCGAGGAAGACGACGTGCGTTCCCTCGACCTCGAAGCGCTCGACGACGGCGTCCGGGAGTTTCCCCGGCGCGCGAATCCGGGCGTTCTCGCCCG
The sequence above is drawn from the Halarchaeum grantii genome and encodes:
- a CDS encoding AAA family ATPase — encoded protein: MTDSAAAFYEALRDEIETVLIGKTDLVEHLTLSLLSDGHVLMEGVPGVAKTTVANLFARATGLDVNRVQMTPDLMPADITGTHVYNQTTGEFTLQKGPVFGNVVVADEINRTTPKTQSALLEAMQERTVTVQGETLALPEPFFVVATQNPIEMEGTFELPVAQRDRFQLKLDVGLPTREEERRLLARFDSNPDLGPQDVTQVVTHDDLAAARADASNVYIDERVVDYVLDIVAATRDSADVDHGVSPRGALALQRTSKARAAVDGRDYVVPDDVKALAVPALNHRLVLSTDAEISDVSSVAVIEDVLDSVTPPGAEDVRPNAA
- a CDS encoding DUF58 domain-containing protein; translation: MRVTRTGREALLLLALLAGFAVVFARPLVLLGLCLLGGWVLAAQLAFVRTLRTLTSDLSVSIVPAQETLMTDESVPVVLTATREETDVPLEIAVTPPAAADVEADAASLSLADAEHAARTVFSLTVPVAGRHTVSRPTVTVRGAFGLFSETLPIGEAVALTVEPRLPRDVQVGAGDVRMTTPYGSHTAERWGAGVDPADIREYQPGDPATRIDWLTTARLNEPFLREAEATTERQTAVFVDHRATTGVGRSGVTAFDYLREAALAVVESAAAAEDPLSYYAVGDDGVTDRVASATAHTQYPIIERKLHALTPTTGDGVAWPKTERGGAGALTRALRGDDSTYASTLRPYVTTATRHQHATADDPLYRAAKTFTTRHGGQHWHVVFTDDAHRAELQRTVNLLQHGDDHVLVFIAPRALYEPDALADLESAYAAYSEFVAFRESLAKTARVEAYEVTPGERLEALLTARRERRRPA
- a CDS encoding DUF4129 domain-containing protein produces the protein MTWVTRRRARLVFAVAAAFALCVSGVHAGPAAESAAATPTAQVSGPDNDTANNSSVPHHRDPATYEEPGEIRGLESWLDSHLGARLAASTRNVSQGQYEAARAVVGDAYSDRLDQYVDVAGATDYESDDRAADEFARAQDAQREYVSSTSRYERVHEQYQRARDAGDESRARRLARELQRLATNVTEHRTAVVESYRAVGNGTAVDLTAAMQRTNRSTEAVLSTQSSVRGETFTHTRVTLTLDDATLTPTRQSRATGVLRTADGAPIPNGTVVLRVGADTLTTTTDADGRYALTYRPVDLSTATESARVRYRPASASPYLGANATTPVDVASAPATVTLTSTPRAAAYGESLRVTGDVDVAGAQFAGVPVRVTLGGDVVARTTTNASGGFTATPRLGARPAAGTAPLTVEAGRTDTAIEPGRAATTLTVRETATSLSLTANASPSTLDVATRLRTPDGGVAGQPVVVRANGTRLATLTTDGDGTANATLTLPSRLQPTTGARTLTITAAYAASGTNLEAASARTAVTVSPPPASSSGVTLTQAWILLGAVLVASLLFALAYALWRRDLEADDDVPEPTPDPEPDPATPALADRLLATARASLDDAEAATTVETAYAAVRRAFDEDDARLRQRTHWEFYTTLSDTLGEDERAALETLTSTYEHATFAGRPVSRADAEAALAAAERLVEDA
- a CDS encoding DUF1616 domain-containing protein, which codes for MSDAPDWTRLLPRPLRRLPADIAATVALTLVGVLLPVLPVLKETPLRVLFGLPLVLFLPGYALVAALFPEAGSDDAGIDGVERVALSFGLSIAVTPLLGLVLNFTPWGIRLIPILVAVGGFTLVAAGVAAVRRWETPSEERFRVPYREWASDARVELLEPDTTTDAALNVLLAVSVLVAVASVGYAVTVPQQGEAFTEFYYLTYGEDGDLVADDYPSEMVVNESAPLVVGVGNHEHRAQNYTWVLLEQQVHVENNTTLVDRSVRLETHRLRLAANETRHTNVTITPAFAGERQRFAFVLYKGEPPADPSVESAYREVHLWANVTEASA
- a CDS encoding metal-dependent hydrolase, with amino-acid sequence MSGFETHLRWGLATHAVLVAATASAYLLGACSLGPLALVCVSLPATLAGALFPDLDHPASIPHRYGADVCPVLVAAVALVVGLRYRPAIAATVTRATGRPGAFLGGVVVASLAWGAWVGTRRLFPVLRPTHRTVTHRLSTGVVVALCVGAVVSLLLGTDGSVGAPVRAVALTESAAFLLGFLSHLGADGLHREYSGRVRALVSQRGDA
- a CDS encoding tubulin-like doman-containing protein, with protein sequence MPDTTTVSIPDDDDESILTETPTVLVCGGDGGIEMGNAVLDLAEREGIAERVRMVAINSGTEKFSDLGDDIETVTLKTPDRRFHDHDKRNRHYLRDDITIDGGDGAGRDPCLGRYYFDNPERVGSHEDKIRRAISEFVEHFESDPDVSGPSAVNVFHLVGAGGGTGSGIAPLVTGLLHEVLKDLDGEVQPGFEHWAVCSLASTEDFDGGGDAPDVHWRYPANSLALLDELRAITDYDGDTEYPLRIPLLASRDQANNRRSAYTITENPFSGVFLLRYDQDRSDDAEYREGVDRTAARVVVEWMRKGQPQFVDVENEAKALEHTFYEVRGADFEVPVDKIDTLLDDKRDYQAHDETVEELSAEIEALDAARAQLDAAIDADDHLRGEGDLVAEVAENADGEDVTAVPEAMVTEFERARQIAGNIDPHSTRLDGIETELGEHQNRRTHTFHDRVDADRIQRAVFMAAMYRETAMELRSHRFRALVDQYVERRGDEIEAFDPAFDETDSAKTQFVQTIEPMLEDQVASLSSELDDLGMSARITDRATYTNCKEDLERTRENLQRLREALEERDRLASLAEDIAAERDDVIETLEARRAALDDARETAVSNRGTATQQRDAAKSKMEDKIEVIREAPLGRFVTLPVASGVELDGERVAEDAGITALIDDGVMESERVATLLRETLDNHDDGVLGARLETRNESRTPSRDRPVVFCTQAVRERIWQDGATGNAPKTVAEDEFDKQSRAVVCNDDQRIGLLAYHGGLALDDFDHGALRASLERGQPTLWGTPIPLAECYAYPELLPASHPVSMRSQIENATLPEWGEDDD